The following coding sequences are from one Humulus lupulus chromosome X, drHumLupu1.1, whole genome shotgun sequence window:
- the LOC133804555 gene encoding uncharacterized protein LOC133804555, protein MDAIVSSFNAFETKEAGPLILTWAVFLCLISSLPGKEENNVLMEIDHISYVRQALKAASLRFFLEILESDLLNESDESLCSQFWDRESFVDGPIRCLLCNLEGEFPFRTVELNRLLSSLSKGTWPAECV, encoded by the exons ATGGATGCAATAGTGTCAAGTTTTAATGCTTTTGAAACTAAGGAAGCAGGCCCACTAATTCTAACATGGGCAGTGTTTCTTTGTCTGATTTCATCACTTCcgggaaaagaagaaaacaatgtTCTAATG GAGATTGATCATATTAGCTATGTTCGTCAAGCTTTAAAAGCTGCATCTTTGAGATTTTTTCTTGAGATCCTCGAGAGTGACTTATTAAATGAGTCAGAT GAATCACTTTGCAGTCAGTTTTGGGACAGAGAAAGTTTTGTTGATGGTCCTATTCGGTGTCTTCTTTGTAACCTAGAAGGTGAATTTCCCTTCAGGACTGTGGAACTTAATCGCCTCTTATCATCCCTATCTAAAGGAACTTGGCCAGCAGAATGTGTGTaa